The following DNA comes from Vespula pensylvanica isolate Volc-1 chromosome 5, ASM1446617v1, whole genome shotgun sequence.
ttattctGTAATCAGatacttttctattataattaatttatatttttattttagtttacaGATTCTTCAAAAGTTGCACTTTGTAGCGATAGTGGTGGATCTgtatttgaattaaattttacaagaGTTATGGGAGTTCGAGGCTGTGATAGTAGATGCTTGTTTAGTGGTTCTAGAGGTGAAGTGTGCACTTTAGAACCTTTATTACTAAATAATTTACCTTCTCACCCATTAAAAAACTACACATTAGTAGCAATGGCTACATTATCTAAGGTTTGTTGATTCTACTATTTTCTATTCATTacttgttatttataaattgaattcattatataagataaagtTTTGTAGGTGATTGTTGTTTGCATACGACCCAGAATGAGAGTTCTTCTTACACATTCGCTATCAGGTGCTGCAATTGCACCTCCACAACTTTCTTGGCAGTTGGTTGTAATACAAGCAGCTGATGCATCTCGAGTAGTTGATCCAGTATTGGCTCTTGCACGGGATGACGTAGTACATTTTTACCAagtactattattttatatagtcaacaattttatatttatttatttaattcaatgttccacgtttaaaatataactatTACCAAGGTATCTACTGAAGCTGGTACCAGAGTGAAGTTATCTCCTCTTCGTAGAATGTCATTTCCATACACTATAAGCAATTTACGGTGGTTGAATCCAAGATCTTTAGTTGTATTAGATACtcaagaaaaattacatttattagatGTAAGAACGCAAGATAGCTTAGAAACATTGGATATGAGCCGCGTTTGTATTTCATATGCTTCCAGTCATTTCAAAGGATTATGTACAGGTGGTAATGTTTCTAAGGTATaaattgttttgtttataattatctaaaaactgctagaataatttttcttttctgctttaTAATGTAATTGTTTTTAACAGGCAATGGCATTAGCTGGTGAAAGAGCTTGTTATAATACTGTTATAACATTTGGAAATCAACTTTTGTTATTAGGTACAAAAAGCTTACATGCAGTATGCATAAGAACATGGACAGAACGATTGCAGCACTTAACAATGCaggtatatttattaaaaaatacttgaaattttgttttgtataaaataaaaaaaaaaaaataaaataaaatttttcctaGGGTCGTTTTCCAGAAGCTTTGGCCTTAGGACTTTCCTTCTATCAAGATAAAGGCAAAGCTGTCGTTGGTCTTAGAGGTTCGAAACAGCGACGAAAACAAATAGTTCGAGACACAGTTTGTCAAGTCTTGATTCAATATATGGAACAATTGAATCATTCCTCTATAACTGATAATACAGAATTTGATATAGTCAATACTTGTGTTGACTATTGTATACAATTAGAAAATACAGAATTATTATTTGGACGATTATGGGATTTAGTATCTGAAACTGAAGGACTCAAATCAAGTTATTTGTGTGCTCTTGAAAGTCCATTACTGAATGGAAGTCTTCATCCAAGATTACCACCTTTAATAGTTcaacaattatttatcttatatgaTCAAGAAGGAAAAGTGGATTCACTTCAAACAATTGCTGttttattagatatagatTGCTTAGATATTCATCAggtaaatgaatatatttcctAATCAACTAAATTCTATATTGTCTAATTATTGCATTACAGATAACAACTATTTGTCGTCGAAGAAGTTTATGGGAAGCTCTTATACATCTTCAGACAGCAGCTTTAGGTGATTTTACAGCACCTGTACACCAGCTTGTGCCTATTCTTCAAAATGCATTGACAAATACCAAAGAATCATTATCTCGAGATATTCTACAACTTGGTAATGCACTTTTGGTTTACGCTAGTTGTTGTCTCGCGGGACGTGGTTTCCCTAGAGATACACTTCCTGAGGTTATGTCACAGAGGGCAAAAACAGATATATTGAGAGCACTTCTCTCTCAACATTCCAGTCTAGCAAATGATGCAGAAAGACAATATCCTTATTTGAGGACACTGCTTCGTTTTGACGCAAAAGGTTTTTTAGATGTAATCGCCATTGCCTTTCAAGAACCAGAATTTACCTCTGAAATGGGTCTTAGACAACGACAAAGGctcatagatattttattgagCATTGTTCTACCTAGTACACCTCTTACTCCAATGAATTCAGATTATATCACGGATGAACAAAGAAGTTTAGTTCtaatatttatagtaaatGAAGCAGCAGGAGATACAATTAATTTGGAACCAAATATGTTAATTAGAATAGTAGAAGTATTATGCGATTGCTCATCTGTTATCACATCTAGGGATCTTAAATCTGAAAAAGAGAATGCAGTGTTAGGACTAttaaattcaaagaaattgCGCAACATATCAGACACTACTTTATTGAATCTTGCACAGAAAGCTAACTTGTAAGTAAAAATGTATAGtttagttattaataattgtttaaatatattaaaatgtatttaagaTTTTTGTTAACAAAAGAATGTTGTGAAATTGAGATATAGCATTcaagaaatttgtttttttttttttttcttgtaaatatttagaaaatattacgtttatttACAATAGCTATCTAATGATACTATACTACTAgcattatatgtattaatttgtACCGCAGCATGTAATGTTGCAGTATGCGAGTCGCAGAGTTGCTGTATACTGCCAGAGAAGATTGGATAGCAGTTTGCAAGTGCATGATACTTGATCCTACTAGGCATTGTGATATCTGGCCTTGGTTGGAGCGACTGCCTACAGCTTCACTATATCCAGTCCTAGTAACTAGTGCTTCAGCTCTGGTGGCAATAAATGTTACACAATTTGCTCTTATTATTGCCAATCGAGTGCAAAATAAAATTCCCGAAATTCTCAAAAAATTTGATGATACCATAAGTTTAGAATATGCTCTCCTAGGAGCTCTATATCAACTCAGtcaatataaagaagaagaaactacTCCAGAATTATCAACTGAacttttggaaaaatatttaacattgatGTGTAAGATAGAGCCAAAAAATGTAAGTGcgattatatacaaataataatcatgtcagaggattatttttaattatttgtttcacACGCAGGTAGTCAATCATATAAATGGACCACATGGTTGTAGATTAGATGAAGcattaaaaatagtaaaacaaTCCAATCATATAGATGCTGAAGCAGTAATGCTTGAAAAATTAGGAAATTATCAAGAAGCTTTTGATCTTTTGctaaatcaatttaaaaatcatttaaacatggtatttattataagactgtatagtaaatattatgtttattataaatagtcATACacgataacattttttatgtggataacaaatttatttttcttagtaTTGTCAAGACAAAGCTTTTGAAAAAGAGGCTATTATTACTGCAATGCAATTAGCAGGGATGTGCAGGAGATCTGCTGGAAGTTTAAGTTGGATGCCACTTGTAGAAGTTGTATTGAAAACTCATTCAGACAGTATCAACGAAAATGGTATTTGAAGTagtttttttccattttttgtttttattacgagtaatctatatataaatataaaaataataagtaacaaATTGCAGTTGAGAAATTGAGtggaaaattgttaaaaattattttggaaTCACTTAGTGGTACAACAGCTCTATCAACTGTACTAGAACAAATTTTAAAACACCCACTATCAAAAAGTGGAACAATAGGTGATATACGTCAGTTACTCGCGGGagtactcactcactctcaaTATGAACAAACTCTAGTTGAAACTACTGCACGATTGGTCAGCTTAGAACTCCATAAAGCATTGAAAACATCTTTGaggtattaattaatatcatcaaCTAATTATTAGCTATATTAATGTTAGTAAAgataacattattaattatgaaaatttattgtttattcagAGATGCAGGGAAAGCTTGTGCAAGCATCTCTCTTATTTGTCCTATATGTAGACAAATTCTATGCCAAAGTACGAATTATGTAGTAATTTTTGAATGTGGACATGGATATCATTTAGACTGTTTAGGAGAACCCAGATCTTGTTATAAATGTTTGAATGCCAAAGGATGGGCACCTGTTGTTACTAATATTATACGGACCAATAATTCACATCTGGTAtgttaaatcatttattattaaattatttattagattttctttagaaattatgtttaaaatatttacttgtcttttcattattcattaGTTATCTATATCAATATCCTTTCTATATATTGATCTTTTATTACAtacttctgtttttttatattataggaaaggaaaaagattttgCCACCAGAATTTATGCGTACTAAAAACTTCTCTTTAAGTCTTGCACCACCAACTTCTATTCCTGATCTTGAAggcattttttaatataaatattaaatatgcgCGAGAACTTCATGTATATAAGGACCGTTTTATTTGTTGTTAAACAAACGTTAGTATATAACtgatttgatatattatgtctcatctttttattttcactctcATTTTCCGTATTCATTAAACTTtgatctattatatttctcaatattaaatttaaattattgttaatgacTATTTTTGAGATAGAAACTGTAACAATATAGTCTCATTACATTTTAAAGAATGTACAATTATTATGATGCATTATTACTGATATTATACTAGTTTTCATATGTTTATAAATTGTAAACTATTAAATTGCATATATTCTTCGTAATATTCATAGGACATAcatacttttatttcaaaaaaggCTATTGGCTTATATTTAATAgctgtatatttaatatgttgccaaatatataatcttaaaGAAGAGTTCAAAAATTGTTATTCTTCATTCTAatataacgaaattaatatttttattttataaaaattcattattaaatttttaactgatccaataatatttaaaattacaaattatgtagtactttttaacaatttaactGTAGATAGAACTGGTacatcgatttttcgtttattactttttattataaaaactggtttttttgttatattttctgctaatatataatatgggtttataatttcattacccATAAGTTCACCAGTTAATAATTTggatacaaataaaaagacattAAGTTCTGAGGAAACTAATTGATTTTTTGGTAATAATGCAGTATTTGATACAAATTTATCAATTGTTGATTCTAATTTAAGAATATATGGGACCATTTTTGACATTATTAAGTATTGTTGCACctgaaattgataaatatacatacattcattatAATCATATGCTCAATCAGATACACAAtctaacaattataatattaaatttcttgcATACTCAACCTTATTATCATATCTTTcaagattatttaataattctacaATTTCATTAAACAAGTTATATCCTATTAGTACATCATTTAAATTACATGTCACTTCACTAGCCTGTAATTTTGTCTTTACCATAATGgcttcttttctaattttatccaGAAGAGaggataatgaaatatttggtAGAGTGTGgcttattatttgaattttagaATATTGTTTGCAAATCTATATCATAAAAGAAcatctaataatatttatattattaaataaaaaagtaatatgatataaattaaattacctGTTGATTCATGATTGTccataaatgaaaaatatgatttgcaaattttttaatttcatcatttACTGGACAATGTATTTCTGCCAAGCTCCACAATGATTTGAGCTTATCAGCaaaattgctttttattttgttaaaccATTCGAGTTTTGTCTCTAATTCATAATCTAATTGTATTCCATAATCAGCTTCATTTCTAAGAATTGTCACCTGTAGTAAATGTGtctatttattgtaatttatttaaaaaataaacttgaTGTAAACCTATCTTAACTGTTCTAAACTGTACCAAACTGTTATTACGATATGAGTAACGTTTTactgtattttttattgtttatgaTCTTATATCTTAATGTATGAtttgtaagtacttacatttttttgaagaatttttaaaagtatattggttgaatttttaacgatatttgtTTGAGATTCCATCAGATTAGTGTCTTTCATCAAATGTAAATTACATCatttaaaacaagaaaagagacaaagaaaaacaaaagaaataattgcgtttctatttataatagttGAAGATATACGatcatcaattttttctagatacttttgttttatttcagtAAATTAATCTAATGGCAAatacaaatgaatttttttttttagatttatatcTTGTACATAAagttgacattttttttatgattgttATTTCTACGGCGATTTACAATATGAGATACTAATGACATCTTTTGGCTAGTATTTAATTCGTAAAATGATGTAACGAGGTATTGTAAGTGAAAGCAGACAGGATCTACTTCACATTTGACTTAACAAATTCTCTATAGTTTTGCAATCTTAATCCTTGTTTCTTATTATTGAAAAGTCCTATACTTACGAATCTAAgtaatttacaattttcttgaactaatattttattacgattaccTTTAAagctaatatttaatatgttcaATCCATTACGgacattatttcaatattgagtctagtttattatttaagaaacaaTTTACACACAAATATTAACAGATATTGAttcaaaattacttttaaacgaaatagataccacaattattttaaaatagaatttattgaCTTTTATTAAGGAAATGTGCaagaaagaacaatttttcAGATTGGTGTGTCTCTTActaaaacattaaataatctctttgcatataaatacaaattacaGAACAGGAGGCGAGTATCACTGATAAAGACTGAAGGACGGATagcattatttatttgtattagtatttaaatgtaatatctGTAATATCAAAGAAGTGCTATTTTATCCAGGTGCTGTCTTTTTATAGTAATTCTTTtagaatgaattatatttctcAACAAATTAATGTATCACATAAATaagtgaaaattattttacacttTAAATGAGCATATTCAATTCTTAAGAAAACAATTATGTTCCTgtagttataaattatatgaatttaaatttatctttatacatGAACCTACTTTAATtcagcaaaaaagaaaacaaaaataatttttttaaatgatagaaattttacaaagtgcattcatatttaaatatcatgtaAAAGTAAAACTCAAGCATTTAtagtaaaatgtataataataataataattctttacatTTGTTTTGAACACAAaattggtatatatatgtattatcgaTACTCAACCTCCTTATCATTAGTCATAtatcatctttaaaataaaagaagaaaaaaaaaatcaaaccaCGGTATGAACTCTTTAGGAACATGCAAGAGTTAAAATGCAATAAATGAACCACATTATATATCTGACACTGAGATActttatgaattaataatctaAATCAGCGCTGAGACATAGGCTTTGACAGTTTACTTTCAATAAACAGTGAAACTGTATATCGATCAGCAACTTCGAACTAATACCATATCTCCCATAACATCAGAATGTAGAGgctatttcatataattttttgctttcttttatcCACGCTGCCAATGTACGCGAGAATTATTGTGGTATCTATAACGAGGATGCCTATAATTACTATTACGTCGTAGCCGCGTATTATTGGAAGCATTATAATAAGATTCTCGATGGTAACCACTAATTGATCGATTCCAAGTCTTCCCATTTTGATACTCttggaataaattatatccgGTACTTATTCTATCACCAAACATTCTGTGTTCTTTGACTTTTTTTACTCGACCTCGATCTGCTTCCTCATCGTCCGCATTAATGTGACGTTTACGTTCTTCTCGTCTGTCATTATCAACTTCACGTTCTAAATGACATCTATTGCCACGCCAATTTgttactataaaaataataaaagaattcgatTTATTGATACACTCTAATCATTggacttttttcatttcatttacaGTCAACCTCttccttttaatattattattagattatacAAACCTAAGGAACTGCCATATCCGCGATgagacatttttaataaatttgagaCAGTGTCCGAACGATTTGTTCCATTAAAATCTCTTAATGCTGCAGCACTTGGTGTTACATTGCTTTGGCTGCATTTAGTTGAATCTTCTCTGAAAGAtacattcaaatataataaattgtttaagttaattatttaaaaattttattcttacattttattcaaaaGACAAGTTAATCTTTTTAAAGCACACCAATAAAGcagatacaaaattaatatatgattaaaaattaatcaaatgaaaatatattacttgttATCAGTCACAGACCATCCATTTGGGGTTGCATTTGATATAGGAGAAAATGCATCCTTTGATACTTGCCAACCCTTTATACTGCTACTTGCAGCTTTGGTaagtactttttcttcttggccTGTTTTTACTCTAATTGGATGATAAGATTTTTCCTTGCTACTATTTTCAATCTTACCATTTATTTCTGATTTACCATTTTGATGTTTCAAGGAAGTTAATGAACTATTACCATTAGAAACATTCTGTACTTTCGTACACTGAACAGAATTACTTTGACTTGAAGACGTTGAATTATTAGACTGCTTCGTCGTTAATATTTGTGTTTCTTTTGAGGTAGGAACTGTTTTAGGTATTGAGTCTTTTACTGTAGATACCTTCTGTGCACCATTAGCTACAGTAGGCGAAAGATTTGTTTTCATTGTAGACACATTCGTTACTAcacgatttttatttgatgCAGAAGTATtaatctcttcctcttcgctTGATCCGTCATATGGTACTAAACTATTTCCACTTAATACTTTCTTAAACTGTACTGCAAGCCATGGTTGAGATTTATCTTGTGACTTTTGTGACAGTTGTGTTCCACTGATACTTGTACACTTCTGTAGAGGAAGCTGAAGTCCTATGTTCTTTTGTATGGATAATTGTGCACCTATCTTTGAACCTTCTATACCACTTTTATTGATGGGCGAACCATTAACAGATCCATTGTATATGTCAGACGTTGATGCTTTTGGATTTAGAGGCTTACTAGAAGGACTTGAAGATAATACACTTTTTTCAGATGACATGCCATTCATCTTAACTGTctgttgattatttatttgaccTTGATTAGGTTCCATTtcaaatatcattatatatgcatttgtaTTTAATACATTGCTAAGACTAATTGGACGAAcctacaaattaaaaaaaaaaaaataaataaataaatgattctaTTAAGAAGTTATATGCTTCTTGATTTACGACTGGAAAATTTATACTTACGCATGAATCATCAAAGGAGTAATATTGACCAGTTGAAATTTGTGCAACTGCTGTATAATGCCCACAATTTACTGATGGGCCCATATGTGTAACAATTGACATAAGCTTATAAGTGAGCTGCAGCAAAGGTTCATTTGGTTCTCTCCATAGGTAAGGACCCATATCTATTGTTTGTCTAAAATCTATATGACGAGATATTTTCCCTCCCAAGACACTAAATCTTTTTAACTGAACACACAAAACCTTAGGAGCTCTTTCTAAACTAAATTGTTTAGTCGCGGGTACTCTTCTCTTACAAGCTTCACACTTATAATCGTTATTGTCCAACTGTTCTCGACTGAAATAACTATTTAACGCTTCGTCCAATGTGCTCGCTTTACGTATGTCGACCAATAAAT
Coding sequences within:
- the LOC122629060 gene encoding uncharacterized protein LOC122629060, producing MKDTNLMESQTNIVKNSTNILLKILQKNVTILRNEADYGIQLDYELETKLEWFNKIKSNFADKLKSLWSLAEIHCPVNDEIKKFANHIFHLWTIMNQQICKQYSKIQIISHTLPNISLSSLLDKIRKEAIMVKTKLQASEVTCNLNDVLIGYNLFNEIVELLNNLERYDNKVQQYLIMSKMVPYILKLESTIDKFVSNTALLPKNQLVSSELNVFLFVSKLLTGELMGNEIINPYYILAENITKKPVFIIKSNKRKIDVPVLSTVKLLKSTT
- the LOC122629056 gene encoding vacuolar protein sorting-associated protein 8 homolog isoform X3; this encodes MALNHFRITYCCKMTDKIKMAENGLGSEIGSQEYLATEAINLDFIELDHAEYAIPTVEELPSLESILTEPDCTSLSGTDDDLGAASIEKLGSSETTSVGSHLSLNSLNKSSKASQHSPSGAILRHVILKGISAQILSASDRVNAGLASAVTAGGNMLVIGTSHGLILSFDSSQTLRWCDQEARHQGSVSALCFNHDGSRILAGFARGLILMIDSSDGKVLRTLTEVHPLDTAVLHVKFTDSSKVALCSDSGGSVFELNFTRVMGVRGCDSRCLFSGSRGEVCTLEPLLLNNLPSHPLKNYTLVAMATLSKVIVVCIRPRMRVLLTHSLSGAAIAPPQLSWQLVVIQAADASRVVDPVLALARDDVVHFYQVSTEAGTRVKLSPLRRMSFPYTISNLRWLNPRSLVVLDTQEKLHLLDVRTQDSLETLDMSRVCISYASSHFKGLCTGGNVSKAMALAGERACYNTVITFGNQLLLLGTKSLHAVCIRTWTERLQHLTMQGRFPEALALGLSFYQDKGKAVVGLRGSKQRRKQIVRDTVCQVLIQYMEQLNHSSITDNTEFDIVNTCVDYCIQLENTELLFGRLWDLVSETEGLKSSYLCALESPLLNGSLHPRLPPLIVQQLFILYDQEGKVDSLQTIAVLLDIDCLDIHQITTICRRRSLWEALIHLQTAALGDFTAPVHQLVPILQNALTNTKESLSRDILQLGNALLVYASCCLAGRGFPRDTLPEVMSQRAKTDILRALLSQHSSLANDAERQYPYLRTLLRFDAKGFLDVIAIAFQEPEFTSEMGLRQRQRLIDILLSIVLPSTPLTPMNSDYITDEQRSLVLIFIVNEAAGDTINLEPNMLIRIVEVLCDCSSVITSRDLKSEKENAVLGLLNSKKLRNISDTTLLNLAQKANFMRVAELLYTAREDWIAVCKCMILDPTRHCDIWPWLERLPTASLYPVLVTSASALVAINVTQFALIIANRVQNKIPEILKKFDDTISLEYALLGALYQLSQYKEEETTPELSTELLEKYLTLMCKIEPKNVVNHINGPHGCRLDEALKIVKQSNHIDAEAVMLEKLGNYQEAFDLLLNQFKNHLNMVFIIRLYILSRQSF
- the LOC122629056 gene encoding vacuolar protein sorting-associated protein 8 homolog isoform X2; the protein is MALNHFRITYCCKMTDKIKMAENGLGSEIGSQEYLATEAINLDFIELDHAEYAIPTVEELPSLESILTEPDCTSLSGTDDDLGAASIEKLGSSETTSVGSHLSLNSLNKSSKASQHSPSGAILRHVILKGISAQILSASDRVNAGLASAVTAGGNMLVIGTSHGLILSFDSSQTLRWCDQEARHQGSVSALCFNHDGSRILAGFARGLILMIDSSDGKVLRTLTEVHPLDTAVLHVKFTDSSKVALCSDSGGSVFELNFTRVMGVRGCDSRCLFSGSRGEVCTLEPLLLNNLPSHPLKNYTLVAMATLSKVIVVCIRPRMRVLLTHSLSGAAIAPPQLSWQLVVIQAADASRVVDPVLALARDDVVHFYQVSTEAGTRVKLSPLRRMSFPYTISNLRWLNPRSLVVLDTQEKLHLLDVRTQDSLETLDMSRVCISYASSHFKGLCTGGNVSKAMALAGERACYNTVITFGNQLLLLGTKSLHAVCIRTWTERLQHLTMQGRFPEALALGLSFYQDKGKAVVGLRGSKQRRKQIVRDTVCQVLIQYMEQLNHSSITDNTEFDIVNTCVDYCIQLENTELLFGRLWDLVSETEGLKSSYLCALESPLLNGSLHPRLPPLIVQQLFILYDQEGKVDSLQTIAVLLDIDCLDIHQITTICRRRSLWEALIHLQTAALGDFTAPVHQLVPILQNALTNTKESLSRDILQLGNALLVYASCCLAGRGFPRDTLPEVMSQRAKTDILRALLSQHSSLANDAERQYPYLRTLLRFDAKGFLDVIAIAFQEPEFTSEMGLRQRQRLIDILLSIVLPSTPLTPMNSDYITDEQRSLVLIFIVNEAAGDTINLEPNMLIRIVEVLCDCSSVITSRDLKSEKENAVLGLLNSKKLRNISDTTLLNLAQKANFMRVAELLYTAREDWIAVCKCMILDPTRHCDIWPWLERLPTASLYPVLVTSASALVAINVTQFALIIANRVQNKIPEILKKFDDTISLEYALLGALYQLSQYKEEETTPELSTELLEKYLTLMCKIEPKNYCQDKAFEKEAIITAMQLAGMCRRSAGSLSWMPLVEVVLKTHSDSINENVEKLSGKLLKIILESLSGTTALSTVLEQILKHPLSKSGTIGDIRQLLAGVLTHSQYEQTLVETTARLVSLELHKALKTSLRDAGKACASISLICPICRQILCQSTNYVVIFECGHGYHLDCLGEPRSCYKCLNAKGWAPVVTNIIRTNNSHLERKKILPPEFMRTKNFSLSLAPPTSIPDLEGIF
- the LOC122629056 gene encoding vacuolar protein sorting-associated protein 8 homolog isoform X1; this encodes MALNHFRITYCCKMTDKIKMAENGLGSEIGSQEYLATEAINLDFIELDHAEYAIPTVEELPSLESILTEPDCTSLSGTDDDLGAASIEKLGSSETTSVGSHLSLNSLNKSSKASQHSPSGAILRHVILKGISAQILSASDRVNAGLASAVTAGGNMLVIGTSHGLILSFDSSQTLRWCDQEARHQGSVSALCFNHDGSRILAGFARGLILMIDSSDGKVLRTLTEVHPLDTAVLHVKFTDSSKVALCSDSGGSVFELNFTRVMGVRGCDSRCLFSGSRGEVCTLEPLLLNNLPSHPLKNYTLVAMATLSKVIVVCIRPRMRVLLTHSLSGAAIAPPQLSWQLVVIQAADASRVVDPVLALARDDVVHFYQVSTEAGTRVKLSPLRRMSFPYTISNLRWLNPRSLVVLDTQEKLHLLDVRTQDSLETLDMSRVCISYASSHFKGLCTGGNVSKAMALAGERACYNTVITFGNQLLLLGTKSLHAVCIRTWTERLQHLTMQGRFPEALALGLSFYQDKGKAVVGLRGSKQRRKQIVRDTVCQVLIQYMEQLNHSSITDNTEFDIVNTCVDYCIQLENTELLFGRLWDLVSETEGLKSSYLCALESPLLNGSLHPRLPPLIVQQLFILYDQEGKVDSLQTIAVLLDIDCLDIHQITTICRRRSLWEALIHLQTAALGDFTAPVHQLVPILQNALTNTKESLSRDILQLGNALLVYASCCLAGRGFPRDTLPEVMSQRAKTDILRALLSQHSSLANDAERQYPYLRTLLRFDAKGFLDVIAIAFQEPEFTSEMGLRQRQRLIDILLSIVLPSTPLTPMNSDYITDEQRSLVLIFIVNEAAGDTINLEPNMLIRIVEVLCDCSSVITSRDLKSEKENAVLGLLNSKKLRNISDTTLLNLAQKANFMRVAELLYTAREDWIAVCKCMILDPTRHCDIWPWLERLPTASLYPVLVTSASALVAINVTQFALIIANRVQNKIPEILKKFDDTISLEYALLGALYQLSQYKEEETTPELSTELLEKYLTLMCKIEPKNVVNHINGPHGCRLDEALKIVKQSNHIDAEAVMLEKLGNYQEAFDLLLNQFKNHLNMYCQDKAFEKEAIITAMQLAGMCRRSAGSLSWMPLVEVVLKTHSDSINENVEKLSGKLLKIILESLSGTTALSTVLEQILKHPLSKSGTIGDIRQLLAGVLTHSQYEQTLVETTARLVSLELHKALKTSLRDAGKACASISLICPICRQILCQSTNYVVIFECGHGYHLDCLGEPRSCYKCLNAKGWAPVVTNIIRTNNSHLERKKILPPEFMRTKNFSLSLAPPTSIPDLEGIF